A section of the Sphingomonas sp. LT1P40 genome encodes:
- a CDS encoding VOC family protein — MSRVTEIRFVGYAVTDLAAEHAFYSNVWGLKEVGQQDGMIHFAAEGHDEHHVIRLRKADEKRVDVIALAADSRADVDALHDKVIGAGCRIIFAPRALTSFGGGYGFRFFTPDGLPFEISSDVARGTSRPMVRWDGVPQKISHIVLHSPDHKAMVQFFVDVLGFRVSDWLGDFMCFLRCNSAHHRIAFLPGPPCLNHVAYDMLTVDDMMRGISRLRKRGTDILWGPGRHTAGNNTFSYFTTPNGFAVEYTSELEDVDFEHHVDQVHVPGPTVMDQWGVGIGGPQTMPHPEADKGLFQPVEA, encoded by the coding sequence ATGAGCCGCGTCACCGAAATCCGCTTTGTCGGCTATGCCGTTACCGACCTTGCCGCCGAACACGCCTTTTACAGCAACGTGTGGGGGCTCAAAGAGGTCGGCCAACAGGATGGCATGATCCATTTCGCCGCAGAAGGGCATGACGAACATCACGTCATTCGCTTGCGCAAGGCCGATGAAAAGCGCGTCGATGTGATCGCGCTCGCCGCAGACAGCCGCGCTGATGTCGATGCGCTGCACGACAAGGTCATCGGCGCTGGCTGTCGCATCATCTTCGCGCCGCGCGCCCTGACCAGCTTCGGCGGCGGCTATGGCTTTCGCTTCTTCACGCCCGACGGCCTGCCGTTCGAAATTTCGAGCGATGTCGCACGTGGCACCTCGCGTCCGATGGTGCGCTGGGACGGGGTGCCGCAAAAGATCAGCCACATCGTCCTCCACTCGCCCGATCACAAGGCGATGGTGCAGTTCTTCGTCGATGTGCTCGGCTTCCGCGTCAGCGACTGGCTGGGGGACTTCATGTGCTTCCTGCGCTGCAACAGCGCGCATCACCGGATTGCATTTTTGCCTGGGCCGCCCTGCCTCAACCATGTCGCCTATGACATGCTGACCGTGGACGACATGATGCGTGGCATCAGCCGGCTGCGCAAACGCGGCACCGACATCCTCTGGGGCCCCGGCCGGCACACTGCGGGCAACAACACGTTCAGCTATTTCACCACACCGAATGGCTTTGCGGTCGAATATACGTCCGAGCTGGAGGACGTGGATTTCGAACATCATGTCGATCAGGTGCATGTGCCCGGACCCACCGTGATGGACCAATGGGGCGTCGGCATCGGCGGCCCGCAGACGATGCCGCATCCCGAGGCCGATAAGGGCCTGTTCCAGCCGGTCGAGGCATAA
- a CDS encoding alpha/beta hydrolase family protein: protein MALFEYFPNYIWNLSVAIALESGGRIGEIVDMCQPIKDAAASGSDAGTPQFMAKWVEMADRLIGLADEDDAAGRGFSASDKLERAALYLLVAERMQGHGHPGRQETYARALATFARSTQLGSINRERVEIPLATGTMPALFTRAAGPGPHPVVVYCNGLDSCKELLYWSRLPEALARRGISTLSVDQPGSGEALRLQNLPVDPHSENWASKAVDWLETQSDVDPARIGMTGISLGGHFAPRAVAYEPRFASGACWGANHNWAEVQQKRLNREGENPVPHYWAHVMWAFGAETMEEFLAKADNMNLNGHMGGVKVPFLVTHGAKDRQISVDYAHDCYDQLVNSPRRELKLFTEREGGVEHVGADNMSFGRDYIADWFADTLGGRLA, encoded by the coding sequence ATGGCGCTGTTTGAGTATTTCCCGAACTATATCTGGAACCTGTCGGTTGCGATCGCGCTCGAAAGCGGCGGGCGGATCGGCGAGATCGTCGATATGTGCCAGCCGATCAAGGATGCCGCCGCGTCGGGATCGGATGCCGGCACGCCGCAATTCATGGCGAAATGGGTCGAGATGGCCGACCGGCTGATCGGCCTGGCGGACGAGGACGATGCCGCCGGACGTGGCTTCTCGGCCTCGGACAAGCTCGAGCGCGCCGCGCTCTATCTGCTCGTCGCCGAGCGGATGCAGGGTCATGGCCATCCGGGGCGTCAGGAAACCTATGCGCGGGCGCTGGCGACCTTCGCTCGTTCGACCCAACTCGGCTCGATCAACCGCGAACGCGTGGAAATCCCGCTCGCGACCGGCACGATGCCCGCGCTGTTCACCCGCGCCGCCGGACCGGGGCCGCATCCGGTCGTCGTCTATTGCAACGGGCTCGATAGCTGCAAGGAGCTGCTCTACTGGTCGCGCCTGCCCGAAGCGCTGGCGCGCCGTGGTATTTCGACGCTGAGCGTCGACCAGCCCGGCAGCGGCGAGGCGCTGCGTCTTCAGAACCTCCCCGTCGACCCGCATAGCGAGAATTGGGCGAGCAAGGCGGTCGACTGGCTCGAAACCCAGAGCGACGTCGATCCCGCACGGATCGGCATGACCGGCATTTCCCTCGGCGGGCATTTCGCCCCGCGCGCGGTCGCCTATGAACCGCGCTTTGCAAGCGGCGCCTGCTGGGGCGCGAACCACAATTGGGCAGAGGTGCAGCAAAAGCGGCTCAATCGCGAGGGCGAAAACCCGGTGCCGCATTACTGGGCGCATGTCATGTGGGCGTTCGGTGCCGAGACGATGGAAGAATTTCTCGCCAAAGCCGACAACATGAACCTTAACGGTCATATGGGCGGCGTGAAGGTGCCGTTCCTGGTCACGCACGGTGCCAAGGACCGCCAGATCAGCGTCGACTATGCGCATGACTGCTACGATCAGCTCGTCAATTCGCCGCGCCGCGAACTCAAGCTGTTCACCGAGCGCGAGGGCGGGGTCGAGCATGTCGGCGCCGACAATATGAGCTTTGGCCGCGACTATATCGCCGACTGGTTCGCCGATACGCTGGGCGGGCGGCTCGCCTGA
- a CDS encoding MFS transporter: MTMQATTRHGVILMLTAVMPTMAIIALVPILPLLLREFADVPGSAVLVPMALTIPALCVALFSPLAGWLSDKVGRKRLLIGALIGYAGFGLLPLLLDSLHAILAARVALGLTEAVIMTVATALVGDYFVGERRERWVSIQIATASVSAIVLIAAGGALGEALGSRGPFWLYLLALPVALGGAIILFEPAKASAACPTAAQAAATRSIAGLVAITFGVGLLFYTIIVQLGPVIEATGVTSPAMIGLAGAAANLGVMVGSLLFGRLKAMPGQCLLAIGLSLVTLGYVGIALSSEFFLTAASAVVICTGNGLMLPTMLAWVLRRLPPQTRGRGTGIWTGAFFLAQFVAPITAAALSGVLGGLSGTFLFFAAAAALGAGFALLRRSPSTNDA, translated from the coding sequence ATGACCATGCAAGCCACCACGCGGCACGGGGTAATCCTGATGCTCACGGCGGTGATGCCGACGATGGCGATCATTGCGCTGGTGCCGATCCTGCCATTGCTGCTGCGCGAATTTGCAGACGTGCCGGGATCGGCTGTGCTGGTGCCGATGGCGCTGACCATACCGGCTTTGTGCGTCGCGTTATTCTCGCCGCTCGCCGGGTGGCTGTCCGACAAAGTCGGGCGCAAGCGGCTGCTGATCGGCGCGCTGATCGGCTATGCCGGCTTCGGCCTATTGCCGCTGCTGCTGGACAGCTTGCATGCGATCCTGGCGGCGCGTGTCGCGCTCGGGCTGACCGAGGCCGTGATCATGACCGTCGCCACCGCGCTGGTCGGCGATTATTTCGTGGGCGAACGGCGCGAGCGTTGGGTTTCGATCCAGATCGCCACCGCCAGCGTCAGCGCGATCGTGCTGATCGCCGCCGGCGGCGCGCTGGGCGAGGCGCTCGGTTCGCGCGGGCCGTTCTGGCTGTATCTGCTGGCGCTGCCGGTGGCGCTCGGCGGCGCGATCATCCTGTTCGAACCGGCCAAGGCCAGCGCAGCGTGCCCGACTGCAGCACAGGCGGCGGCGACGCGCAGCATTGCCGGACTGGTCGCAATAACCTTTGGCGTCGGGCTGCTCTTCTACACGATCATCGTTCAGCTCGGCCCGGTGATCGAGGCGACCGGCGTCACATCGCCGGCGATGATCGGCCTGGCCGGTGCGGCGGCCAATCTCGGCGTGATGGTCGGATCGCTGCTGTTCGGGCGATTGAAGGCGATGCCGGGCCAGTGTCTGCTGGCCATCGGCCTGTCGCTGGTGACGCTGGGCTATGTCGGTATCGCGCTGTCGAGCGAGTTTTTCCTGACTGCGGCGTCGGCGGTGGTGATTTGTACCGGCAACGGGCTGATGCTGCCGACCATGCTGGCCTGGGTGCTGCGACGGCTGCCGCCGCAAACACGCGGGCGCGGCACCGGGATATGGACCGGCGCCTTCTTCCTCGCACAGTTTGTGGCTCCGATTACCGCCGCAGCCCTGTCGGGCGTGCTCGGCGGGCTGTCAGGCACCTTCCTGTTCTTCGCCGCAGCCGCCGCGCTCGGCGCGGGGTTCGCGCTGCTGCGCCGCAGCCCCTCGACCAACGACGCTTAA
- a CDS encoding NAD-dependent epimerase/dehydratase family protein has translation MRIAITGAAGFVGLAVARYVTDHHPEIQLVLADRAFDVQQRFETLAGELTDPAMIGELCRDGIDAVLHLAALPGGAAERDPRASRAIGLDVPLALIEAMHGRRLVIAGSIGVFGGQLPAQVDDETMPAPASVYGTHKRMVELAFADAMRRGAIGGMVVRLPGIVARPATAGGFGSAFLSDVFHAARAGTPYRVPVAPDATSWLMSVRTCAANLVAAALGEARVRDAVTFPALRVRIGDLVDELGRHGDTSGLTFVEDKAIRAMFGSYPPLATPRADALGFRHDGSLEQLVEAVFAEL, from the coding sequence ATGCGGATTGCGATCACCGGCGCGGCGGGGTTTGTCGGCCTGGCCGTCGCGCGGTACGTCACTGACCATCATCCAGAGATTCAGCTGGTGCTGGCCGACCGGGCGTTCGACGTGCAACAGCGTTTCGAGACGCTGGCCGGCGAGCTGACCGATCCGGCGATGATCGGCGAGCTTTGCCGCGACGGGATCGACGCGGTACTTCATCTCGCGGCCTTGCCCGGCGGCGCGGCGGAGCGCGATCCACGGGCGTCGCGTGCGATCGGTCTTGATGTGCCGCTGGCACTGATCGAGGCGATGCACGGTCGCAGGCTCGTCATTGCCGGGTCGATCGGCGTATTCGGCGGGCAACTCCCTGCGCAGGTCGATGATGAAACGATGCCGGCCCCAGCCAGCGTATACGGCACGCATAAACGCATGGTCGAACTCGCCTTCGCCGATGCGATGCGGCGCGGTGCGATTGGCGGGATGGTGGTGAGGTTGCCGGGCATCGTTGCGCGGCCTGCGACGGCGGGCGGGTTCGGTTCGGCGTTTCTGAGCGATGTCTTTCACGCGGCGAGGGCCGGAACACCCTATCGCGTGCCGGTCGCGCCCGATGCGACCAGCTGGTTGATGTCGGTCCGCACCTGCGCCGCCAATTTGGTGGCTGCGGCGCTGGGCGAGGCGAGGGTTCGGGACGCGGTGACGTTTCCGGCGCTGCGCGTGCGGATCGGCGATCTGGTCGATGAACTCGGCCGTCATGGCGATACCAGCGGGCTGACCTTCGTCGAGGATAAGGCGATCCGCGCCATGTTCGGCAGCTATCCGCCGCTGGCAACCCCGCGCGCCGATGCATTGGGCTTTCGGCATGACGGGTCGCTGGAGCAGTTGGTGGAAGCGGTGTTCGCCGAGCTTTGA
- a CDS encoding vWA domain-containing protein: MANKGLFASAIAKLLPRTDSVNREGAPAYGYGPEAKLAQLAATGTLADTFYGAAETQLANVLEAAKAVDPYFVAQAAIYARTSGAMKDMPALLAAYLTVVDPDLAVPVFGRVIDNGRMLRNFVQIMRSGQVGRTSLGSRPKRLVQLWLEQASMPQLMAAATGKDPSLADIVRMVHPRPADASRKAFYGWLIGRPYDVAALPVEIAAFEAWKADNSLPLPPVPFEWFTAFPLSAENWAELAMRIGWQALRMNLNTLARNGAFAVEGVTQAVAARLTDRDAIAKVGPMPYQLMVALGQAGEGVPLAVKEALEDALEFSLRNVPTVPGRVVVCPDVSGSMTSPATGYRKGASSKVRCIDVAALVAAAMLRTNRDARVLPFEQDVVRMKLDANARVAVNAAKLAGVGGGGTNVSAPLAMLNAERAKVDLVVIVSDNESWVDATRYGATATMREWDKLKRRNPDAKLVCIDIQPYGTTQAKGRADILNVGGFSDAVFDTVARFATGETRDWVEVVKQVEI; this comes from the coding sequence ATGGCCAATAAGGGACTTTTCGCCTCGGCGATCGCAAAGCTGCTGCCGCGCACGGACAGCGTGAATCGCGAAGGCGCTCCGGCCTATGGCTATGGGCCGGAGGCGAAGCTGGCGCAGCTGGCCGCGACCGGCACGCTGGCGGACACATTTTATGGCGCGGCGGAGACGCAACTGGCCAATGTGCTGGAGGCCGCGAAGGCGGTCGATCCGTATTTCGTGGCGCAGGCGGCGATCTACGCCCGCACATCCGGTGCGATGAAGGACATGCCGGCATTGCTGGCGGCGTATCTGACGGTCGTCGATCCCGATCTGGCGGTTCCGGTCTTTGGACGGGTGATCGACAATGGACGGATGCTGCGCAACTTTGTGCAGATCATGCGTTCGGGGCAGGTCGGGCGCACCTCGCTCGGCTCGCGGCCGAAGCGACTGGTCCAGCTTTGGCTGGAGCAGGCCTCGATGCCTCAGTTGATGGCGGCGGCGACGGGCAAGGATCCGTCGTTGGCGGACATCGTGCGCATGGTTCACCCGCGTCCGGCGGATGCGTCGCGCAAGGCGTTTTATGGCTGGCTGATCGGGCGTCCTTATGACGTTGCCGCGCTGCCAGTCGAGATCGCCGCGTTCGAGGCGTGGAAGGCGGACAATTCGCTGCCGCTGCCGCCGGTGCCGTTCGAGTGGTTCACCGCATTCCCGCTTTCGGCGGAGAATTGGGCTGAGCTGGCGATGCGGATCGGGTGGCAGGCGCTGCGCATGAACCTCAACACGCTGGCGCGCAATGGCGCGTTTGCGGTGGAGGGGGTGACGCAGGCGGTTGCCGCGCGGCTGACGGATCGTGACGCGATCGCGAAGGTCGGCCCGATGCCCTATCAGTTGATGGTGGCATTGGGTCAGGCTGGCGAGGGTGTGCCGCTGGCGGTGAAGGAGGCGTTAGAGGACGCGCTGGAGTTCTCGCTCCGGAACGTACCAACGGTGCCGGGCCGGGTGGTCGTGTGCCCCGACGTGTCGGGGTCGATGACTTCGCCCGCGACCGGGTACCGCAAGGGTGCCTCGTCGAAGGTGCGGTGCATCGATGTCGCGGCACTGGTCGCAGCCGCGATGCTGCGCACCAACCGCGATGCCCGCGTGCTGCCATTCGAGCAGGACGTCGTGCGGATGAAGCTGGATGCCAACGCCCGTGTCGCCGTGAATGCGGCGAAGCTGGCGGGTGTCGGCGGGGGCGGGACGAATGTCTCGGCACCGCTGGCGATGCTGAATGCGGAGCGCGCGAAGGTCGATCTGGTGGTCATCGTTTCGGACAATGAGTCCTGGGTCGATGCCACTCGCTACGGCGCGACGGCGACGATGCGCGAATGGGACAAGCTAAAGCGCCGGAATCCGGATGCGAAGCTCGTCTGCATCGACATTCAGCCCTACGGGACGACGCAGGCCAAGGGGCGTGCCGACATCCTGAATGTCGGGGGTTTCTCCGACGCGGTGTTCGACACCGTCGCACGCTTTGCCACCGGCGAGACGCGCGATTGGGTCGAGGTCGTCAAGCAAGTGGAGATATGA
- a CDS encoding FAD-dependent oxidoreductase — protein MQSGSILVIGGGIGGLTAAIALRARGFAVTVIERDPDWSVYGVGIIQQSNVIRAMFQLGLIDEYVASGVGFDAVEIYTPTGMKVARVPTPRLVDGYPANMGIGRPALHKILGDRTIASGAQVLLGVTATDLQDDGDGVDVRLSNGTSARYDLVVGADGVYSQTRAMLFPDAPRPEYTGQAVWRYNLPRPTDLDALHAYNGPTGVGLVPISDTLMYIYVTTPEPENPRYTRKGLAAVMRSKMASCAPLVRDLAEQVTDDDGVVYRPLEALLIEGPWHRGRIALLGDAVHATTPHLGQGAGMAIEDSLVLAEELSRHDDIETALNAYHDRRFDRCAYIVRSSLAICMGQIGKGPPVDNAKATHEMFEIVAEPI, from the coding sequence ATGCAATCCGGCAGCATTCTCGTCATCGGCGGCGGCATTGGCGGCCTGACCGCCGCCATCGCCCTGCGCGCGCGCGGCTTTGCCGTCACGGTGATCGAACGCGATCCCGACTGGTCGGTCTATGGCGTCGGCATCATCCAGCAGTCGAACGTCATCCGCGCGATGTTCCAGCTTGGCCTGATCGACGAGTACGTCGCATCCGGGGTCGGATTCGACGCGGTCGAGATCTATACCCCTACGGGCATGAAGGTCGCGCGGGTACCCACCCCGCGGCTGGTCGACGGCTATCCGGCGAATATGGGCATCGGTCGTCCGGCGCTGCACAAGATTCTGGGCGATCGCACCATCGCGAGCGGCGCGCAGGTACTGCTCGGCGTGACCGCGACCGACTTGCAGGACGATGGCGACGGCGTCGATGTTCGCCTGTCGAACGGCACCTCGGCGCGATACGATCTGGTGGTCGGCGCGGACGGGGTCTATTCGCAAACGCGCGCGATGTTGTTTCCCGATGCGCCGCGACCCGAATATACCGGCCAGGCGGTGTGGCGCTACAATCTGCCGCGCCCGACCGATCTTGACGCGCTTCACGCCTATAATGGCCCGACGGGGGTCGGGCTGGTGCCGATTTCCGACACCCTCATGTACATCTATGTCACCACGCCCGAGCCCGAAAATCCGCGCTATACGCGCAAAGGCCTCGCGGCGGTGATGCGATCGAAAATGGCCAGTTGCGCGCCGCTGGTCCGCGACCTGGCGGAGCAGGTGACCGACGATGATGGCGTCGTTTATCGTCCGCTTGAGGCGTTGCTGATCGAGGGGCCGTGGCATCGCGGGCGAATCGCGCTGCTCGGCGACGCGGTGCACGCGACCACGCCGCATCTCGGCCAGGGCGCGGGCATGGCGATCGAGGACAGCCTCGTGCTGGCCGAGGAGCTTTCTCGCCATGACGATATCGAAACCGCGCTCAACGCTTATCATGACCGTCGCTTCGACCGCTGCGCCTATATCGTGCGCTCGAGCCTTGCGATCTGCATGGGCCAGATCGGCAAGGGACCGCCGGTCGACAATGCCAAAGCGACACATGAAATGTTCGAAATCGTCGCGGAACCGATCTAG
- a CDS encoding cupin domain-containing protein → MTPPVRRVVTGHNSAGQAIIQEDGPAPRVQQIGGPSGPMFHEIWNTPVVPAPIDAASGEPAEHDIKLAPPKGGTRIRVLDIPPENDEIRMMSPEEARAHFAEVGAGDASAHHIESSRHALMHRTETIDYGIVLEGEVVLIVDEGETTVRAGDMVIQRGTNHGWSNRSDRNCRIAFILIDGKFDADLKP, encoded by the coding sequence ATGACCCCACCCGTTCGCCGTGTCGTGACCGGCCATAATTCTGCCGGTCAGGCGATCATTCAGGAAGACGGCCCGGCGCCGCGCGTGCAACAGATCGGTGGCCCGTCGGGGCCGATGTTTCACGAAATCTGGAATACCCCGGTTGTTCCTGCACCGATTGACGCAGCCTCTGGCGAACCTGCGGAACACGATATCAAGCTTGCGCCCCCCAAGGGCGGCACGCGCATCCGGGTCCTCGACATTCCGCCCGAGAATGACGAAATTCGTATGATGTCGCCCGAGGAGGCACGCGCGCATTTTGCCGAAGTCGGCGCGGGCGACGCATCCGCGCATCACATCGAGAGCAGCCGCCACGCATTGATGCATCGCACCGAAACGATCGATTACGGTATCGTGCTGGAAGGTGAAGTGGTGCTGATCGTGGACGAAGGCGAAACGACCGTCCGCGCAGGCGATATGGTGATCCAGCGCGGTACCAATCATGGCTGGTCGAACCGTTCGGATCGCAATTGTCGGATCGCGTTCATCCTGATCGACGGCAAGTTCGACGCCGATCTGAAACCGTAA
- a CDS encoding LysR family transcriptional regulator, giving the protein MRFKGLDLNLLVAFDALMNERSVSRAAERVNLSQPAMSNALARLRIYFGDELLIAHSKRMYPTSFAETLLPQVQAALATMEGVVATSRHFAPASSSRTFRVMASDYIATAVLFPIITRLAHIAPGVRIELLLPSQRRIELLDSGGIDLLITLQAYLTPELPSDFLLEDEYWLVGRTGHPALVTDVTLEHMLAYEHVVVAIGEERLPSFGDAYLERVGVQRRVAVTAPNFAMLPWLLQETDWLTLMQGRLARLMARNFAIALIPPPVSIPPLIEMAQYHVTRANDPGLRWLIDTIRTQTARPG; this is encoded by the coding sequence GTGCGTTTCAAGGGTCTCGATCTCAACCTGCTCGTCGCCTTCGATGCGCTAATGAATGAGCGCAGCGTTTCGCGTGCTGCAGAGCGCGTGAATTTGAGTCAGCCCGCCATGAGCAATGCGTTGGCCCGACTACGCATTTATTTTGGCGACGAGCTTCTGATCGCGCACAGCAAACGCATGTACCCGACATCCTTTGCGGAAACCCTGCTGCCCCAGGTTCAGGCGGCGCTGGCGACGATGGAGGGGGTGGTCGCAACGTCCCGTCATTTCGCCCCCGCGAGTTCAAGCCGCACGTTTCGCGTGATGGCTTCTGACTATATCGCGACGGCAGTCCTGTTCCCGATCATCACTCGCCTGGCCCACATCGCGCCCGGCGTCCGCATCGAGCTGCTCCTTCCCAGCCAGCGGCGGATCGAATTGCTCGACAGCGGCGGTATCGACTTGCTCATCACGCTCCAAGCGTATCTGACGCCCGAGTTGCCATCCGATTTCCTGCTGGAGGATGAATATTGGCTCGTCGGCCGTACGGGCCATCCGGCATTGGTCACCGATGTCACGCTGGAACATATGCTGGCCTATGAACATGTCGTTGTGGCGATCGGTGAGGAGCGACTGCCCAGCTTCGGGGATGCCTATCTGGAACGGGTCGGGGTTCAGCGGCGCGTTGCAGTGACTGCACCTAATTTTGCGATGTTGCCGTGGCTGCTTCAGGAAACCGATTGGCTTACGCTGATGCAGGGGCGACTGGCGCGATTGATGGCCCGCAATTTCGCCATTGCGCTCATACCGCCGCCGGTATCCATTCCGCCCCTGATCGAGATGGCGCAATATCACGTGACCCGGGCCAACGATCCGGGCCTGCGCTGGCTCATCGACACCATTCGGACTCAAACCGCTCGACCAGGCTAG
- a CDS encoding fumarylacetoacetate hydrolase family protein: MRLATLKRGGRDGTLVVVSADGARVAPVPGYATLQSALDEWDAVQDALRAAAHAAESGETVAPDDFAAPLPRAWQWLDGSAFANHGALMETAFNMPPIETELPLMYQGMSHLFLAPTADVPLPSEADGIDFEGEFGIVTGDVPMGCSAEKALQHVRLVLLINDWSLRAIAPVEMKTGFGWIQAKPACSVAPFAITPDEMGNAWREGRVCLPLTVEVDGQWFGSPSGAAMGYGFHELIAHAARSRSLPAGTIIGSGTVSNPEHETVGSTCLSERRAIEIIAHGAPRTPFLSFGSRVAMRAGDGVSPFGVIDQRVVPG, from the coding sequence ATGCGCCTCGCCACGTTGAAGCGCGGCGGCCGCGACGGTACTTTGGTCGTGGTCAGCGCCGACGGCGCGCGCGTCGCCCCGGTTCCGGGCTATGCCACCCTGCAATCGGCGCTGGACGAGTGGGATGCGGTGCAGGATGCACTGCGGGCCGCCGCCCACGCTGCCGAATCCGGCGAAACCGTCGCCCCCGATGACTTCGCCGCCCCGCTACCGCGCGCGTGGCAATGGCTCGACGGCTCGGCCTTCGCCAATCACGGCGCGTTGATGGAGACGGCGTTCAACATGCCGCCGATCGAGACCGAACTGCCGCTGATGTATCAGGGGATGAGCCACTTGTTTCTCGCCCCGACCGCCGATGTGCCGTTGCCGAGCGAAGCCGACGGGATCGATTTCGAGGGTGAGTTCGGGATCGTCACCGGCGACGTCCCGATGGGCTGTTCAGCCGAAAAGGCGTTGCAGCATGTCCGCCTAGTGCTGCTCATCAACGACTGGTCGCTCCGCGCGATTGCGCCAGTTGAAATGAAGACAGGTTTCGGCTGGATCCAGGCCAAGCCCGCGTGCAGCGTCGCGCCCTTCGCAATCACCCCCGACGAAATGGGCAATGCCTGGCGTGAAGGCCGCGTCTGCCTCCCGCTAACGGTCGAGGTCGATGGCCAATGGTTCGGCAGCCCCAGCGGCGCGGCGATGGGCTATGGCTTTCACGAGCTAATCGCCCACGCTGCCCGCTCGCGCTCGCTCCCCGCCGGGACGATCATTGGCTCGGGCACCGTGTCCAATCCTGAGCATGAGACCGTCGGCTCGACCTGCCTGTCCGAGCGCCGCGCGATCGAAATCATCGCCCATGGCGCGCCCAGAACGCCGTTCCTCTCATTCGGAAGCCGCGTGGCAATGCGTGCAGGTGACGGCGTCTCGCCCTTCGGCGTCATCGATCAGCGCGTCGTCCCGGGATAA
- the rtcR gene encoding RNA repair transcriptional activator RtcR → MKPLTVIGFLGSTLDASKFGPSRWNKWRPSVALTMHEDLRVDRFVLLHGTPHARLADSIAADIMSVSPETTVELRLLDFADPWDFEEVYGKLLDFARAEPFDPEVEDYLVHITTGTHVAQICMFLLTEARYLPGRLLQTQPAKRADDGGAPGRWTTIDLDLSRYDSIATRFAVASAESTSFLKSGIDTHNAAFNRMIDEIEQVALRSKAPILLMGPTGAGKSLLARRIYELKRLKHQIAGPFVEVNCATLKGDSAMSALFGHRKGAFTGAAADRPGLLRAADKGMLFLDEIGELGLDEQAMILRAIEDKRFLPVGSDKEAASDFQLIAGTNRDLGEAVAAGRFRDDLYARLNLWTFTLPGLAERREDIEPNLDYELDRFAEREGDRASFNKEARQRYLAFATAPDARWPGNFRDLAASVTRMATLSPKGRIDLECVEAEIVRLKRLWSGQVDDGAGVLAEMLSEVALADIDPFDRVQLAETIRVCRASRSLSEAGRTLFAASRTRRSTANDADRLRKYLARFGLDWNGVAAR, encoded by the coding sequence ATGAAACCACTAACCGTCATCGGGTTCCTTGGCTCCACGCTCGACGCCAGCAAGTTCGGACCGTCACGCTGGAACAAGTGGCGGCCCTCGGTCGCGCTAACGATGCATGAGGATTTGCGCGTCGATCGCTTCGTGCTGCTCCACGGCACCCCGCATGCCCGGCTCGCCGACTCGATCGCGGCGGACATCATGTCGGTGTCGCCCGAAACGACCGTCGAACTGCGCCTGCTCGACTTCGCCGATCCGTGGGATTTCGAGGAGGTTTACGGCAAGCTGCTGGACTTCGCCCGCGCCGAGCCGTTCGATCCGGAGGTCGAAGACTACCTCGTCCACATCACCACCGGCACGCATGTCGCGCAAATCTGCATGTTCCTGCTGACCGAGGCGCGCTATCTGCCCGGCCGCCTGCTCCAGACCCAGCCAGCCAAACGCGCTGACGATGGCGGCGCGCCGGGGCGCTGGACCACGATCGACCTCGATCTCTCGCGCTATGACAGCATCGCCACGCGCTTCGCCGTCGCCAGTGCGGAAAGCACCTCGTTCCTGAAATCGGGCATCGACACGCATAACGCCGCGTTCAACCGCATGATCGACGAGATCGAACAGGTCGCGCTGCGTTCGAAAGCACCCATCCTGCTGATGGGGCCGACCGGCGCGGGCAAGAGCCTGCTCGCGCGCCGCATTTATGAACTCAAACGCCTGAAGCACCAGATCGCTGGGCCGTTCGTCGAGGTGAATTGCGCGACGCTGAAAGGCGACAGCGCGATGTCGGCGCTGTTCGGCCACCGCAAGGGGGCGTTCACCGGTGCCGCCGCCGACCGGCCCGGGCTGCTGCGTGCCGCCGACAAGGGCATGTTGTTCCTCGACGAGATCGGTGAGCTTGGGCTGGACGAACAGGCGATGATCCTGCGCGCGATCGAGGACAAGCGCTTCCTGCCTGTTGGGTCGGACAAGGAAGCGGCGTCCGATTTCCAGCTGATCGCCGGCACCAACCGCGATCTGGGTGAAGCGGTCGCGGCGGGGCGGTTTCGCGACGACCTTTACGCGCGGCTGAACCTGTGGACCTTCACCTTGCCGGGATTGGCGGAGCGGCGTGAGGATATCGAACCTAATCTGGACTATGAACTCGACCGCTTTGCCGAGCGCGAGGGCGACCGTGCGAGCTTCAACAAGGAAGCCCGCCAGCGCTACCTCGCCTTCGCCACCGCGCCCGACGCGCGCTGGCCCGGCAATTTCCGCGACCTCGCCGCCAGCGTCACGCGCATGGCCACGCTCAGCCCGAAAGGCCGCATCGACCTGGAATGCGTCGAGGCGGAAATCGTGAGACTGAAACGATTATGGTCGGGACAGGTCGACGACGGCGCAGGCGTGCTGGCCGAAATGCTGAGTGAGGTGGCACTCGCCGACATCGACCCGTTCGATCGCGTCCAGCTCGCCGAGACGATCCGCGTGTGCCGCGCCAGCCGCTCGCTCTCCGAAGCGGGCCGCACGCTCTTCGCTGCCTCCCGCACCCGTCGCAGCACCGCTAACGATGCCGACCGGCTGCGCAAATATCTCGCGCGGTTCGGCTTGGACTGGAACGGTGTCGCAGCCCGCTAG